AGATGTTTTATTACAAGTACCTTATGTACGTTATAAAAAAGGCGATGGAACTTTGTTCCTAATGGATCAAAGATTAATTTGGATGGTAGAAAATAAAGATACAGTTGCAGTATCTCACGCTTACGCCGATATTAAATgtgagatattttttgttttaaaagttaTACATTAGCTCggataaaaacaaaattgttacTTTTAGCACAAAAAATTTCTCCAGAAGGTAAAGCCAAAGTTCAACTTCAAGTCGTCCTTCATAATGGTGCCTCCTCAACGTTCCATTTTACCAACAAAGCTGGTATGCAGGCTCAATTATCCGATAGAGATAAAGTTAAGGATATGCTACAGTCTTTACTgccaaaatttaaaagaaaagtaagtatttgctaatttttgtttgtattggTATCAGGGATTATTAATAGGGATACTTTTGAGAtgttaaaacatttatttataggtAGATAAagaattggaagaaaaaaataaattactttcaACAAATCCTTCCTTACTTCAGTTATATAAGGATTTGGTAATGACTGAAGTTGTAACATCAGAAGAATTTTGGTCACAGCTCGCTCAACAGTATACCCAAAAGCAAAAACTACCCCCACAAGATATCGGTAAGATGtagtattaaaaattgataacttaACTTTTAACTATTTATTCGTTTCAAGGTGTTTCCGGTGCATTTCTTGCAGATATTAAACCTCAAACAGACGGTTGTAACGGACTTAAGTACAACATCACCCCTGATATTATAGAATGTATATTTAAAACTTACCCTGctgttaaaaagaaatatatagatAACGTACCTTCTAAATTGAGTGAATCACAATTTTggacaaaattttttcaatcacaTTATTTCCATAGGTATTAcaaatgatttatatataagaataacataaaatttcattctatttacTTTTTAGGGATAGAAAATATGCTGAAAGTAAAGATATTTTCACAGAATGTGGTAAACTAGACGATCAAGCTATGAAGAAAGACATCCAATCAGGAGTAaatgatttattgataaatataacagaatttgaagataaaacgTTAGATGACGGATATGGTTTAACATCTGAGAAATCAGTAAATAACTCCGGTACGGTTAGCCAAGCTATGATAAAGAGATTTAACCAACATTCGATTATGGTAAACATACAATAAAATAGggataattggaaatataaaattgttttcgcAGGTTTTAAAATcgtcaaaaaatatacaagataCTCCTCAAAATAGCACAGATTCAAACGTTAATAACACAAATGGTAAAGCTGATTCTAATAGTAATGGTCCGGTTAATAAAAGACAGAGGCTGTTGGAAAAAATTAAGTATACAGATCTAGAAGACGAagattccaataaaaatattaaagctGTTCAATTGAATTTATCTAAAGTAGGTGCTATTTCAATTTCTCTTTTTCCATATGATATCCTGACATTCTAGTTcctttatttttactttttactttgtttttgactgtaaaaataattttacatgtAAAGAGTGTGATTTAGTATGGAAATTGGGGTGAAGCAGAGACAATCTTCGTTCCTTTCCGATCAAATATGatgataaaatcaataaa
The sequence above is drawn from the Diorhabda carinulata isolate Delta chromosome 6, icDioCari1.1, whole genome shotgun sequence genome and encodes:
- the LOC130896053 gene encoding general transcription factor IIH subunit 1; translation: MATSMEDVLLQVPYVRYKKGDGTLFLMDQRLIWMVENKDTVAVSHAYADIKSQKISPEGKAKVQLQVVLHNGASSTFHFTNKAGMQAQLSDRDKVKDMLQSLLPKFKRKVDKELEEKNKLLSTNPSLLQLYKDLVMTEVVTSEEFWSQLAQQYTQKQKLPPQDIGVSGAFLADIKPQTDGCNGLKYNITPDIIECIFKTYPAVKKKYIDNVPSKLSESQFWTKFFQSHYFHRDRKYAESKDIFTECGKLDDQAMKKDIQSGVNDLLINITEFEDKTLDDGYGLTSEKSVNNSGTVSQAMIKRFNQHSIMVLKSSKNIQDTPQNSTDSNVNNTNGKADSNSNGPVNKRQRLLEKIKYTDLEDEDSNKNIKAVQLNLSKVERYLHGPMPDSNTDYLNSNEASSLLRGVIQETKHWSGRHPTTSLVTPAAAVAALGELSPGGALMRGFQEQSLAQLVPPDIENEVRNLYLALCELLKHFWRCFPPTTATREATLVKMHEALNRFHTAKLKPFEDKLIRELSPLSHHLTKHLNQLLNAAYQKFNNWQKIKSR